Proteins encoded by one window of Sphingosinicella sp. BN140058:
- a CDS encoding Flp family type IVb pilin, with protein MMFIRKLIKNNKGATAIEYGLIAALIAVAAITAMKSVGGSVTSTFNNVNNGLKNT; from the coding sequence ATGATGTTTATTCGTAAGCTGATCAAGAACAACAAGGGCGCGACCGCCATCGAGTACGGCCTCATCGCCGCCCTCATCGCCGTTGCCGCCATCACCGCGATGAAGAGCGTCGGTGGCAGCGTGACCAGCACGTTCAACAACGTGAACAACGGCCTCAAGAACACCTAA
- a CDS encoding M48 family metalloprotease, whose product MKVKALMTLSVTAVSVTALVASGAESQGRTRSISQSSAAQAAQQHPQIVAEFGGEDTSARSAYVRSVGSRVTAQSNITGGGNAFRITTLNSPVMNAFAVPGGYLYVTRQLIGLMNDEAELASVLGHEAGHVAARHSKQRQRASILSQILSVGAAVLTGSSELGQLAGQVSQGLVLSYSRSQELEADDLGVRYIAAAGYDPLASAQFLGSLGAATSLEARASGRNDERSTPSWARTHPLSSERVTRATQKARATGRTTGLRNRDQFLAQIDGIMVDDDPRQGVIDGRTFRHPDLRLRFTVPDGYGMQNGTNALSIVGQGGQAQFTGSAFNGSMANYVAAAFQSVVGQQGRVNFSQPRTTTIGGIPAAYSTARVSTQSGEVDLTIVAYQWSANSAYHFALITPAGAGIGPFEAMVQSVGRLSAAEAAAIRPRVIDVVTVASGDTVQSLANRMAYDDLKLERFRVLNGLAANSSLSPGQKVKLVVYGTR is encoded by the coding sequence ATGAAGGTGAAGGCGCTGATGACGCTGTCGGTGACGGCTGTCTCGGTGACGGCTCTGGTCGCGAGCGGCGCCGAGTCGCAGGGCCGCACCCGGAGCATCTCGCAGAGTTCCGCGGCGCAGGCGGCGCAGCAGCATCCACAGATCGTCGCCGAATTCGGCGGTGAGGACACCAGTGCGCGATCCGCTTACGTCCGCTCGGTCGGCTCCCGGGTGACCGCACAGAGCAACATCACGGGCGGCGGCAACGCCTTCCGCATCACCACGCTCAATTCGCCCGTGATGAACGCGTTCGCCGTACCCGGCGGCTATTTGTACGTCACCCGCCAGCTGATCGGGCTGATGAACGACGAGGCGGAGCTTGCCTCCGTGCTCGGCCACGAGGCCGGCCACGTCGCCGCGCGCCACAGCAAGCAGCGCCAGCGCGCCAGCATCCTCAGCCAGATCCTTTCGGTGGGCGCTGCGGTGCTGACCGGATCGAGCGAGCTCGGCCAGCTCGCCGGACAGGTGAGCCAGGGGCTGGTGCTGAGCTATTCGCGCAGCCAGGAGCTCGAAGCGGACGATCTCGGCGTCCGCTATATCGCCGCCGCCGGCTACGATCCGCTCGCCTCCGCCCAGTTCCTGGGCTCGCTGGGGGCAGCGACCTCGCTCGAGGCGCGCGCCTCCGGCCGCAACGATGAACGCTCGACGCCGAGCTGGGCGCGAACCCATCCGTTGAGCTCGGAACGGGTGACTCGCGCGACACAGAAGGCCCGCGCCACCGGACGCACAACGGGCCTGCGCAACCGCGACCAGTTCCTCGCCCAGATCGACGGCATCATGGTCGACGACGATCCGCGGCAGGGCGTGATCGATGGCCGCACCTTCCGCCATCCCGATCTTCGGCTCCGCTTCACCGTGCCGGACGGATACGGCATGCAGAACGGCACCAATGCGCTCAGCATCGTCGGCCAGGGCGGCCAGGCCCAGTTCACCGGCAGCGCGTTCAACGGCAGCATGGCCAATTACGTCGCCGCCGCCTTCCAGTCGGTCGTCGGCCAGCAGGGAAGGGTCAATTTCAGCCAACCCCGCACCACCACGATCGGAGGCATTCCGGCCGCCTATTCCACGGCCCGCGTCTCTACACAGTCGGGCGAGGTCGACCTCACCATCGTCGCCTATCAATGGAGCGCGAACAGCGCCTATCATTTTGCCCTGATCACGCCTGCGGGGGCCGGGATCGGGCCATTCGAAGCGATGGTCCAGTCGGTGGGCCGGTTGAGTGCGGCGGAAGCGGCGGCGATCCGGCCGAGAGTGATCGACGTGGTCACGGTAGCGTCGGGCGACACCGTCCAGAGCCTGGCCAATCGCATGGCCTATGACGATCTCAAGCTCGAGCGTTTTCGGGTGTTGAACGGGCTCGCCGCTAACAGCAGCCTCTCGCCGGGGCAGAAGGTCAAACTGGTGGTCTACGGCACGCGCTGA
- a CDS encoding (deoxy)nucleoside triphosphate pyrophosphohydrolase, with product MTVVAAALVRADGRILLQQRAPGRAMAGLWEFPGGKVEPGERPEAALVRELGEELGIRVDAADLAPATFASADNDRRHMLLLLYVCRRWRGTPEALDATAIDWVSPDDMRALAMPPADIPLIPILKALLPLSAA from the coding sequence ATGACGGTAGTTGCCGCCGCCCTTGTGCGCGCCGACGGCCGCATCCTGCTCCAGCAACGCGCACCGGGCCGGGCGATGGCCGGCCTGTGGGAGTTTCCCGGCGGCAAGGTCGAGCCCGGCGAGCGGCCGGAGGCCGCGCTTGTGCGGGAACTCGGCGAAGAGCTCGGCATCCGGGTCGATGCGGCGGATCTGGCGCCTGCGACCTTCGCCAGCGCCGACAATGATCGCCGGCACATGCTGCTCCTGCTCTATGTCTGTCGCCGCTGGCGGGGCACCCCCGAAGCGCTCGATGCGACGGCGATCGACTGGGTATCGCCGGACGACATGCGCGCGCTGGCGATGCCGCCGGCGGACATTCCCCTGATCCCGATCCTGAAGGCGTTGCTGCCGCTCAGCGCGGCTTGA
- a CDS encoding TonB-dependent receptor encodes MPKHLRYGCASLALIAGTLAVPSTVFAQSTLPPENPESGAGPSAEQSGDAIVVTGSRIRRDPLSQDSPIVFVDGEDIAKTGLNSVNDVLQRLPSSGGGLNGKFNNSGNLGNPPDGGGVGAGAAEIDLRYLGSRRVLVLVDGIRFVNGASASGVPGSTDLNAIPESAIERIEVLQDGASAIYGSDAIAGVVNIITKKRQDGFLASAQIGTTDHGDGTTQNYQLSWGNKGDGPLQLVVGGNYVKSGGISAGARDISRFPAPYSNSCADGGCSGFLPNGRYAVFGQDLTLNAPVLGRPATPGDFRPFVSPDDRFNFGPFNYLQIPIERYGAFANLKYEVTPDINFSLRGIWNERKSSNRAAPLPFGVGVAAGITPVLDATTVDATNPYNPFGVTLDATNTDFIYRRFVEGGPRRFNQKVETIYGVATLDGKFQIGERDWYWDLNGTYGRNKAKQQMFGNIDSSKLRQALGPLAACTAPCVPFNLFGGAGSITQPMLDFVTFVQNDSSEQETWDFTGNISGSLFDLPGGPLGLAAGVEYRDLSGRFDPDPIVAAGFSSDIPARPTRGSYSVWEGYAELNAPLLSDRTFFQLLELNGAVRFSDYSTSGSTTTFKGGVNWKPIKDLRLRASYAEGFRAPSIGELFGTQSRFDQQLDDPCSSHPDNTAARHFANDATVRTNCIAAGVPANGSYQQANPQISVLVGGNEDLKPETSKSWVFGGVFSPSFLPRFSLEANYYDIKIRGAVQTVDAEVTVTNCIVDNDPAACALVTRAGAGQLTQVLGLLQNIAAVETDGIDVNLAYRTGETGAGRFGITWNNTFLLNYDVIVPITDGVQVISREGTEQGSPSQGFPKWKSVGILDWDLANYGVSLTGRYVSKLKEAGGNVMKARFYTDFQLRISAGEDDRFGFALGVNNVFDTKAPGCVTCDINNFDPTVYDLPGRYLYARATVKM; translated from the coding sequence ATGCCTAAGCATCTGCGTTACGGTTGCGCCTCGCTCGCACTCATCGCCGGAACCCTTGCCGTGCCTTCGACCGTGTTCGCACAGTCGACGCTTCCGCCCGAAAATCCCGAAAGCGGGGCGGGGCCCAGCGCGGAGCAATCGGGCGACGCCATCGTGGTGACCGGTTCGCGCATTCGCCGCGATCCCCTGTCGCAGGATTCGCCGATCGTTTTCGTCGACGGCGAGGACATCGCCAAGACCGGGCTCAACTCCGTCAACGACGTGCTGCAGCGCCTCCCAAGCTCCGGCGGCGGCCTCAACGGCAAGTTCAACAATAGCGGCAATCTCGGCAACCCGCCCGACGGCGGCGGCGTCGGCGCCGGTGCGGCCGAGATCGACCTTCGCTATCTCGGCTCGCGGCGCGTGCTGGTGCTGGTCGACGGCATCCGCTTCGTCAACGGCGCCTCGGCCAGCGGTGTCCCCGGCTCGACCGACCTCAATGCAATCCCTGAAAGCGCGATCGAGCGGATCGAAGTGCTCCAGGACGGCGCCTCCGCAATCTATGGCTCCGACGCCATCGCGGGGGTGGTCAACATCATCACCAAGAAGCGTCAGGACGGCTTCCTCGCCTCGGCCCAGATCGGCACCACCGACCATGGCGACGGCACCACCCAGAATTATCAGCTGAGCTGGGGCAACAAGGGCGATGGCCCGCTGCAACTCGTCGTCGGCGGCAATTACGTCAAGTCGGGCGGCATCTCCGCCGGTGCCCGCGACATCTCGCGCTTCCCGGCGCCCTATTCGAACAGCTGCGCCGACGGCGGCTGCTCCGGCTTCCTGCCGAACGGACGCTACGCCGTGTTCGGTCAGGATCTGACGCTCAACGCCCCCGTCCTCGGGCGCCCCGCAACACCGGGCGATTTCCGGCCGTTCGTGAGCCCGGACGACCGCTTCAACTTCGGTCCGTTCAACTATCTGCAGATCCCGATCGAGCGCTACGGCGCCTTCGCCAATCTGAAATATGAAGTGACGCCGGACATCAACTTCTCGCTGCGCGGGATCTGGAACGAACGCAAGTCGAGCAACCGAGCGGCGCCGCTGCCGTTCGGCGTCGGAGTCGCGGCGGGAATCACGCCGGTGCTCGACGCCACCACCGTCGATGCGACCAATCCCTACAATCCGTTCGGAGTGACACTCGACGCCACCAACACCGACTTCATCTATCGCCGCTTCGTCGAAGGCGGGCCGCGCCGCTTCAACCAGAAGGTCGAGACGATCTACGGCGTGGCGACGCTCGACGGCAAGTTCCAGATCGGCGAGCGCGACTGGTATTGGGACCTGAACGGAACCTACGGCCGCAACAAGGCCAAGCAGCAGATGTTCGGCAACATCGATTCGAGCAAGCTTCGCCAGGCCCTCGGTCCGCTCGCCGCCTGCACCGCGCCGTGCGTGCCGTTCAACCTGTTCGGCGGGGCCGGATCGATCACCCAGCCGATGCTCGATTTCGTCACCTTCGTGCAGAATGACAGCAGCGAGCAGGAGACCTGGGACTTCACCGGCAACATTTCGGGCAGCCTGTTCGATCTCCCCGGCGGCCCGCTCGGCCTTGCTGCGGGCGTTGAATATCGCGATCTCAGCGGGCGCTTCGATCCGGATCCGATCGTCGCGGCCGGCTTCAGTTCCGACATTCCCGCCCGTCCCACCCGTGGCAGCTATTCGGTCTGGGAGGGCTATGCCGAGCTCAACGCGCCGCTGCTGTCGGACCGCACCTTCTTCCAGCTGCTCGAGCTGAACGGCGCCGTCCGGTTTTCCGATTATTCGACATCCGGATCGACGACGACGTTCAAGGGCGGCGTCAACTGGAAGCCGATCAAGGACCTGCGCCTGCGCGCCTCCTATGCCGAGGGCTTCCGCGCACCGTCGATCGGCGAGCTATTCGGCACCCAGTCGCGCTTCGATCAGCAGCTCGACGATCCCTGCTCCTCGCACCCCGACAATACCGCGGCGCGCCACTTCGCCAACGACGCGACCGTGCGCACCAACTGCATCGCGGCCGGCGTTCCCGCCAACGGATCCTATCAGCAGGCCAACCCGCAAATCTCGGTGCTGGTCGGCGGCAACGAGGATCTGAAGCCGGAAACCTCGAAGAGCTGGGTGTTCGGCGGCGTGTTCAGCCCGTCCTTCCTGCCGCGCTTCTCGCTCGAGGCGAATTACTACGACATCAAGATCCGGGGGGCGGTCCAGACCGTCGATGCGGAAGTCACCGTCACCAACTGCATCGTCGACAACGATCCCGCCGCCTGCGCGCTCGTTACCCGCGCCGGTGCGGGTCAGCTGACCCAGGTGCTCGGGCTGCTGCAGAACATCGCCGCGGTCGAAACCGACGGCATCGACGTCAATCTCGCCTATCGCACCGGCGAGACCGGGGCAGGGCGCTTCGGCATCACCTGGAACAACACCTTCCTGCTCAACTACGACGTGATCGTGCCGATCACCGACGGCGTTCAGGTGATCAGCCGCGAGGGCACCGAGCAGGGCAGCCCGTCACAGGGTTTCCCGAAATGGAAGTCGGTCGGCATCCTCGACTGGGATCTCGCCAATTACGGCGTCTCGCTGACCGGTCGCTACGTGTCGAAGCTGAAGGAGGCGGGCGGCAACGTCATGAAGGCGCGCTTCTACACCGATTTCCAGCTCCGGATCAGCGCCGGCGAGGATGATCGGTTCGGCTTCGCGCTCGGCGTCAACAATGTGTTCGACACCAAGGCGCCGGGCTGCGTGACCTGCGACATCAACAATTTCGATCCGACCGTCTACGATCTCCCGGGACGCTACCTCTACGCCCGGGCGACCGTGAAGATGTAA
- a CDS encoding TonB-dependent receptor plug domain-containing protein yields MNSDLFLLAIAAASQTVSGQDAPPEQPSSAESPTVGVTAAPESGTDVGAAAAPQASAPPAEPAPQEPDAEEEEEIVVTGTRARGTVDTDIPAEVTLDRRDIRAYGASNIGELLEALAPQTSSGRGRDGGSPVVLLNGRRISGFREIRNIPPEAITRVEVFPEEVALRYGYRADQRVVNFVLRRRFRAVTAELEAGVATEGGRPSHEADINVLQLNDNGRWTVDAEYSKQSPLFESERDIVQATAGTGDPAVPSLAPYRTLLGETESWEMAATLNRTIFGNVSATLNTSLDINSSESRFGLPSITLDVPAGSPFAQPGADTVFRYLPTAGPLRRLNDSRAFHTGLALNGDVDRWRWSFTGNYDRNSSDNVTNQGILPTLIQERILANDPNVDPRGDLSDTLFLARPSDRTRSLTNIGSAEAVASGPLFLLPGGEINASLRVGFDTRDLESESLRAGIVTTRDLSRDRTHGQANIDIPIASRREGFLEAIGNLSLNANAEVEHFSDFGTLRTLGAGLNWSPIDMISLIASMTDEEGPPSISQLGDPVLLTPNVRVFDFVRGETVDISRLEGGNPQLVADNRRVYKLGATVRPFTGQKDLTVSANYTDTRIDNPIASFPTATAEIEAAFPDRFVRDADGRLLRIDARPLNFARSKRRELRWGLNLSLPFGPQPQPRQGRRGSRDGGPPAAPGAAPAPGTPATGGTPPPQGRSEGGPPQNAGQGPGGGRGPGGRGGFRGGRGGFGGGPGGGRIQLGLFHTWRFEDSVLIRPGVPELDFLNGSAAGNRGGTARHQIDLDAGVFRNGFGARINGSWQSGTNVLGGPVSGGGTRSDLAFSDLATINLRLFADLSQQRSLVRKVPFFRGARVSLSVDNVFNSRPRVTDASGTTPLSYQPDYLDPLGRSVRLSLRKLFF; encoded by the coding sequence GTGAATTCTGATCTGTTTCTGCTTGCGATTGCTGCCGCCTCTCAGACCGTGTCCGGCCAGGACGCCCCGCCGGAACAGCCGTCGAGCGCGGAATCGCCGACCGTGGGCGTGACCGCTGCGCCGGAGAGCGGCACCGATGTCGGCGCGGCGGCCGCCCCCCAGGCAAGCGCGCCGCCGGCAGAGCCGGCGCCGCAGGAGCCGGATGCGGAGGAAGAAGAGGAGATCGTGGTCACCGGGACTCGGGCCCGCGGCACCGTGGACACCGACATTCCGGCAGAGGTGACCCTCGATCGCCGCGACATCAGGGCTTATGGCGCGAGCAACATCGGCGAGTTGCTGGAGGCGCTTGCGCCGCAGACGTCCAGCGGACGCGGACGGGACGGCGGCAGCCCGGTCGTGCTGCTGAACGGCCGGCGCATCTCCGGCTTCCGCGAGATCCGCAACATCCCCCCGGAAGCGATCACCAGGGTCGAGGTGTTCCCGGAGGAAGTCGCGCTGCGTTACGGCTATCGGGCAGACCAGCGCGTCGTCAATTTCGTGCTGCGTCGGCGTTTCCGCGCGGTCACGGCCGAGCTCGAGGCGGGAGTCGCGACCGAAGGCGGGCGGCCGAGCCATGAAGCCGACATCAACGTCCTGCAGCTGAACGACAATGGCCGCTGGACCGTCGATGCCGAATATTCGAAGCAATCGCCCTTGTTCGAGAGCGAGCGCGACATCGTCCAGGCGACGGCCGGCACGGGCGATCCCGCCGTGCCGAGCCTGGCGCCCTACCGCACCCTGCTCGGTGAGACGGAAAGCTGGGAAATGGCCGCGACGCTCAACCGGACGATCTTCGGCAACGTGTCGGCGACGCTCAACACCAGCCTCGACATCAACAGCAGCGAAAGCCGGTTCGGCCTTCCCTCGATCACGCTCGACGTTCCGGCGGGCAGCCCGTTTGCGCAGCCCGGCGCTGACACCGTTTTCCGCTACCTGCCGACCGCGGGCCCGCTGCGCCGGCTGAACGATAGTCGCGCATTCCACACCGGGCTCGCGCTCAACGGCGACGTCGACCGCTGGCGCTGGTCGTTCACCGGCAACTACGATCGCAACAGCAGCGACAACGTCACCAACCAGGGCATCCTGCCGACTCTGATCCAGGAACGGATCCTCGCAAACGATCCGAACGTCGATCCGCGCGGCGATCTCAGCGACACCCTGTTCCTGGCGCGGCCGAGCGACCGCACGCGCTCGCTCACCAACATCGGCTCCGCCGAGGCGGTGGCGAGCGGCCCGTTGTTCCTGCTGCCGGGCGGGGAGATCAATGCCAGCCTGCGCGTCGGCTTCGACACCCGCGATCTCGAGAGCGAGTCGCTCCGCGCCGGAATCGTCACCACCCGCGATCTCTCCCGCGACCGTACCCACGGCCAGGCCAATATCGACATCCCGATCGCCAGCCGGCGCGAGGGCTTCCTGGAGGCAATCGGAAACCTCTCCCTCAACGCCAATGCCGAGGTCGAGCATTTCTCCGATTTCGGCACCCTGCGCACGCTCGGTGCCGGGCTCAACTGGTCGCCGATCGACATGATCAGCCTGATCGCGTCGATGACCGACGAGGAAGGCCCGCCGAGCATCAGCCAACTGGGCGATCCGGTGCTGCTCACGCCCAACGTCCGCGTGTTCGATTTCGTGCGCGGTGAGACGGTCGACATCAGCCGGCTCGAAGGCGGCAACCCGCAGCTCGTCGCCGACAATCGACGGGTTTACAAACTGGGCGCGACGGTGCGGCCGTTCACCGGCCAGAAGGATCTGACCGTGTCGGCCAATTACACGGACACCAGGATCGACAATCCGATCGCATCCTTCCCGACGGCGACGGCCGAGATCGAGGCCGCGTTCCCGGACCGGTTCGTGCGCGACGCCGACGGCCGGCTGCTCCGCATCGACGCGAGGCCGCTCAATTTCGCCAGGTCCAAGCGCCGCGAGCTGCGCTGGGGATTGAACCTGTCGCTGCCGTTCGGGCCGCAGCCGCAGCCGCGGCAGGGCCGTCGCGGCAGCCGCGACGGCGGACCGCCCGCGGCGCCGGGGGCGGCACCGGCGCCGGGCACGCCGGCGACCGGCGGCACGCCGCCACCGCAAGGGCGCTCCGAGGGCGGGCCGCCGCAAAATGCGGGTCAGGGCCCAGGCGGCGGCCGCGGACCGGGTGGCCGTGGCGGGTTCCGGGGCGGTCGCGGCGGCTTCGGCGGAGGCCCAGGCGGCGGCCGCATCCAGCTAGGGCTGTTCCACACGTGGCGTTTCGAGGATTCGGTGCTGATCCGGCCCGGTGTTCCGGAACTGGATTTCCTCAATGGCTCGGCGGCCGGCAATCGCGGCGGCACGGCGCGGCACCAGATCGATCTCGATGCCGGCGTCTTCCGCAACGGCTTCGGCGCGCGCATCAATGGCAGCTGGCAGAGCGGCACCAATGTGCTCGGCGGCCCCGTCTCCGGCGGCGGCACCCGCAGCGACCTCGCTTTCTCCGATCTCGCGACGATCAACCTTCGCCTGTTCGCCGATCTCAGCCAGCAAAGATCGCTGGTTCGCAAGGTGCCGTTCTTCCGTGGCGCGCGGGTGTCGCTGTCGGTCGACAACGTCTTCAACAGCCGTCCGCGCGTCACCGACGCAAGCGGCACGACCCCGCTCAGCTATCAGCCGGATTATCTTGATCCGCTTGGCCGTTCGGTGCGTTTGAGTCTGCGCAAATTGTTCTTCTGA
- a CDS encoding ComF family protein: protein MTISGAVRTGAAIAARGLLDFALPPRCPACGVIVPDPNRFCLECWSGLHFLGDPCCRRCGLPFAFAVASDAECAGCLGEPPRFDRLRAAVAYGEIARKVALKLKYSGRPGIAGTLAALMVRHVRPSVERSETLLVPVPLHRWRIWSRGYNQSALIAASLAKRTGIAAANDLLRRTRHTPPLRGLGRRERAEAVRGVFALAPGAEAALAGRRIILVDDVFTTGATAGACAQALKRAGAAEVEVLCWARVVRENEV from the coding sequence ATGACAATTTCGGGAGCCGTCCGCACCGGCGCTGCGATTGCCGCTCGAGGGCTGCTCGATTTCGCGCTGCCGCCGCGGTGCCCGGCGTGCGGCGTGATCGTTCCCGATCCCAATCGCTTCTGCCTGGAGTGCTGGAGCGGGCTTCACTTTCTCGGGGATCCGTGCTGCCGACGCTGCGGCCTTCCTTTCGCCTTCGCGGTCGCAAGCGACGCCGAATGCGCCGGCTGTCTCGGCGAGCCGCCGCGTTTCGACCGCCTCCGCGCGGCCGTGGCCTATGGCGAGATTGCACGCAAGGTGGCGCTGAAACTCAAATATAGCGGCCGCCCAGGCATCGCCGGTACCCTTGCTGCGTTGATGGTCCGCCACGTCCGGCCGTCCGTGGAAAGATCGGAGACGCTGCTCGTGCCGGTGCCGCTGCACCGCTGGCGGATCTGGAGCCGCGGCTACAACCAGTCGGCGCTGATCGCCGCCTCGCTGGCGAAGCGGACCGGCATCGCCGCCGCCAACGACCTCCTCCGCCGCACCCGCCACACGCCGCCGCTGCGCGGCCTCGGCCGCCGCGAGCGCGCCGAAGCGGTGCGCGGCGTGTTCGCACTTGCGCCCGGAGCCGAGGCTGCGCTCGCCGGGCGCCGCATCATCCTGGTCGACGACGTCTTCACCACCGGCGCCACCGCCGGGGCGTGCGCACAGGCCTTGAAGCGAGCCGGAGCGGCGGAGGTCGAGGTGCTGTGCTGGGCGCGGGTCGTCAGAGAGAACGAAGTCTAA
- a CDS encoding methyltransferase domain-containing protein translates to MSQDTPFDRRLRRLRRDRAAGRFAGADYLHRLIGEDLLDRLDSVTRSFGHALVLGAADPAFGDGLSARGLAVTFADPSFAFARAVEGVQCDEDRLPFADGAFDLVVSIGLLDTVNDLPGALLLIRRALVPDGLFLAAFAGAGTLPRLRAAMMAADEADGGIAARVHPQIDVRAAGDLLSRAGFALPVVDSHGVNVRFSGLMRLIADLRAMAATNVLAARAGRPISRYGLAAAIADFAAHAEGDGKTTERFEILHLLGWAPAPSQPKPARRGSATTSLAAALKPR, encoded by the coding sequence ATGAGTCAGGACACGCCGTTCGATCGCCGGCTACGCAGACTTCGCCGCGATCGTGCCGCCGGCCGCTTTGCCGGCGCGGACTATCTTCATCGGCTGATCGGCGAGGATCTGCTCGATCGGCTGGACAGCGTCACCCGCAGCTTCGGACATGCGCTGGTGCTCGGCGCGGCCGACCCGGCGTTCGGTGACGGGCTGAGTGCCCGCGGACTCGCGGTGACTTTCGCGGATCCCTCTTTCGCCTTTGCGCGGGCCGTCGAAGGCGTGCAGTGCGACGAGGATCGTCTGCCTTTTGCCGACGGCGCCTTCGATCTCGTCGTGTCGATCGGTCTGCTCGACACGGTCAACGATCTTCCGGGCGCGCTTCTGCTGATCCGGCGGGCGCTCGTGCCGGACGGGCTGTTCCTCGCCGCCTTCGCGGGCGCCGGCACGCTTCCCAGGCTGCGTGCCGCGATGATGGCCGCCGATGAGGCTGATGGTGGGATTGCGGCGCGCGTTCATCCCCAGATCGACGTGCGCGCGGCGGGCGACCTGCTGAGCCGGGCCGGCTTCGCCCTTCCGGTGGTCGACAGTCACGGCGTAAACGTACGTTTCTCAGGCCTGATGCGGCTGATTGCCGATCTGCGTGCAATGGCCGCGACCAATGTCCTTGCCGCGCGGGCGGGCCGGCCGATCAGCCGCTATGGCCTGGCTGCCGCGATCGCTGATTTCGCGGCGCACGCGGAGGGCGACGGCAAGACGACCGAACGTTTCGAGATACTCCACCTGCTCGGCTGGGCACCGGCGCCGAGCCAGCCCAAGCCGGCGCGGCGGGGCAGCGCCACGACCTCGCTGGCCGCGGCGCTCAAGCCGCGCTGA
- a CDS encoding Flp family type IVb pilin has product MKRWVAKLVRDEKAATAIEYGMICALIVVAGMVAMGSVGGSTIRMWNTVSNNATQNM; this is encoded by the coding sequence GTGAAGCGCTGGGTAGCAAAGCTGGTCCGGGACGAGAAGGCGGCAACAGCCATCGAATATGGCATGATCTGCGCCCTGATCGTCGTCGCCGGCATGGTGGCGATGGGCTCGGTCGGCGGCAGCACGATCAGGATGTGGAACACGGTGTCCAACAACGCCACCCAGAACATGTAG
- a CDS encoding acetyl-CoA carboxylase carboxyltransferase subunit alpha, which translates to MASYLDFEKSIAELESRIDELRETAQDSEINIDQDIDRLRAKSDRMLRETYAKLTPWQKTQVARHPERPHFKNYVAALIDDFMPLAGDRNFGEDEAIIGGLGRLGGRKVVVIGHEKGDDTASRLKHNFGMAKPEGYRKAIRLMELADRFGLPVITLVDTAGAFPGVQAEERGQAEAIARSTERCLSLKVPLIAAIVGEGGSGGAIAIAAANRVLMLEHSVYAVISPEGCASILWRTAEKAPDAAEAMRVTAADLKQLGVIDRIVAEPLGGAHRAPAEAIAALGSALGEELDALSALSPEQLLADRRAKYLAIG; encoded by the coding sequence ATGGCAAGCTATCTCGACTTCGAAAAATCGATCGCCGAACTGGAATCCCGCATCGACGAGCTGCGGGAGACGGCTCAGGACAGCGAGATCAATATCGACCAGGATATCGATCGCCTCCGCGCCAAATCGGACCGGATGCTGCGCGAGACCTATGCCAAGCTGACACCCTGGCAGAAGACCCAGGTCGCGCGGCACCCGGAGCGGCCGCACTTCAAGAATTACGTCGCGGCCCTGATCGACGATTTCATGCCGCTCGCCGGAGACCGCAATTTCGGCGAGGACGAAGCCATCATCGGCGGGCTCGGCCGTCTCGGCGGCCGCAAGGTGGTGGTGATCGGCCACGAGAAAGGCGACGATACCGCCAGTCGGCTCAAGCACAATTTCGGCATGGCCAAGCCCGAGGGCTATCGCAAGGCGATCCGGTTGATGGAACTCGCTGACCGTTTCGGCCTGCCCGTGATCACCTTGGTCGATACCGCCGGTGCCTTTCCCGGCGTCCAGGCCGAGGAACGCGGCCAGGCCGAGGCGATCGCCCGTTCGACCGAGCGCTGCCTGTCGCTCAAGGTGCCGCTCATCGCAGCGATCGTCGGCGAAGGCGGGTCGGGCGGCGCGATCGCCATCGCTGCCGCGAACCGCGTGCTGATGCTGGAGCACAGCGTTTATGCCGTGATCTCGCCCGAAGGCTGTGCATCGATCCTGTGGCGCACCGCCGAGAAGGCGCCGGATGCCGCCGAAGCGATGCGGGTCACCGCCGCCGATCTCAAGCAACTGGGCGTGATCGACCGGATCGTCGCCGAGCCGCTCGGCGGTGCCCACCGCGCCCCAGCCGAGGCGATCGCGGCGCTCGGCAGCGCGCTCGGCGAGGAACTCGACGCTCTCAGCGCGCTCAGTCCGGAGCAGTTGCTCGCCGACCGCCGCGCCAAATATCTCGCAATCGGCTGA